Proteins from one Podarcis raffonei isolate rPodRaf1 chromosome 1, rPodRaf1.pri, whole genome shotgun sequence genomic window:
- the RAB15 gene encoding ras-related protein Rab-15 — MAKQYDVLFRLLLIGDSGVGKTCLLCRFTDNEFHPSHISTIGVDFKMKTIEVDGIKVRIQIWDTAGQERYQTITKQYYRRAQGIFLVYDISSERSYQHIMKWASDVDEYAPDGVQKILIGNKADEEEKRQVGKEQGLQLAKEYGMDFYETSACTNVNIKESFTRLTELVLQAHKKELDGLRTYAADELNLVELEEEASKPEGTEHSPKTCWC; from the exons ATGGCCAAGCAGTACGACGTGCTCTTTCGCTTGCTGCTCATCGGGGACTCGGGCGTGGGCAAGACCTGCTTGCTGTGCCGCTTCACCGACAACGAGTTCCACCCTTCGCACATCTCCACCATCG GAGTCGATTTTAAAATGAAGACTATAGAAGTAGATGGCATTAAGGTCCGAATACAGATCTG GGACACTGCAGGTCAGGAGCGATACCAGACCATCACGAAGCAGTACTACAGGCGAGCCCAG GGGATATTCTTGGTGTATGACATCAGCAGTGAGCGCTCATACCAGCACATCATGAAATGGGCCAGTGATGTAGATGAG TATGCCCCAGATGGTGTCCAGAAGATCCTCATTGGGAATAAAGCAGACGAGGAGGAGAAGAGGCAAGTAGGCAAAGAGCAAGGCCTCCAG CTGGCCAAGGAGTATGGCATGGATTTCTATGAAACAAGTGCCTGCACCAATGTAAACATCAAAGAG TCTTTCACTCGTCTGACAGAGCTGGTCCTGCAGGCCCACAAGAAGGAGCTGGACGGACTCCGCACGTATGCGGCTGATGAACTGAACCTGGttgagctggaggaggaggcaagCAAGCCAGAGGGCACAGAGCACTCCCCCAAGACCTGCTGGTGCTGA